The following are from one region of the Actinomycetota bacterium genome:
- a CDS encoding SCO1664 family protein gives MSTGAPNHDRHDRAVVSEERARAFLAEGELELLGRIPWASNATLLAKVRHGELEGLAVYKPARGERPLWDFPTGTLYRREVAAYLVSEQLGWRLVPPTLARDGPLGVGSVQLYVDADPEVTAFELLADGNAALPRIAAFDVVTNNADRKAGHCLAGQDGHVWAIDHGLCFHVQAKLRTVLWDLAGEPLEAPVVADLEALAAAAAGGALAAGLDGLLDPDEVAALARRARALARAGRLPAPRGGRDYPWPLV, from the coding sequence GTGAGCACCGGCGCCCCCAACCACGACCGGCACGACCGTGCGGTGGTCTCCGAGGAGCGCGCCCGCGCCTTCCTGGCCGAGGGCGAGCTGGAGCTGCTGGGGCGGATCCCCTGGGCCTCCAACGCGACCCTGCTGGCCAAGGTGCGCCACGGCGAGCTGGAGGGGCTGGCCGTGTACAAGCCGGCCCGGGGGGAGCGGCCGCTCTGGGACTTCCCCACCGGCACCCTGTACCGGCGGGAGGTCGCCGCCTACCTCGTCTCCGAGCAGCTCGGCTGGCGGCTAGTCCCGCCCACCCTGGCCCGCGACGGCCCCCTCGGCGTCGGCTCGGTCCAGCTCTACGTCGACGCCGACCCCGAGGTCACCGCGTTCGAGCTGCTGGCCGACGGCAACGCGGCCCTGCCCCGGATCGCCGCCTTCGACGTGGTCACCAACAACGCCGACCGCAAGGCCGGCCACTGCCTGGCCGGCCAGGACGGCCACGTCTGGGCGATCGACCACGGCCTCTGCTTCCACGTCCAGGCCAAGCTGCGGACCGTGCTCTGGGACCTGGCCGGCGAGCCGCTGGAGGCGCCGGTCGTGGCCGACCTGGAGGCGCTGGCCGCCGCGGCGGCCGGCGGGGCGCTCGCGGCCGGTCTGGACGGACTGCTGGACCCGGACGAGGTGGCCGCCCTGGCCCGCCGGGCCAGGGCGCTGGCCAGGGCCGGCCGGCTGCCGGCGCCCCGGGGTGGCC
- a CDS encoding DUF3090 domain-containing protein, with the protein MPSRDLDPVTRLTADAVGEPGQRTFYLQAASGADQVTLLVEKEQVRRLAESLQTWLPELAADRPEDPGEVAAAEAGELALSPPLEPEFRVGQLSLSYDAERDRVVVVATELQAGEEEDPVELPDPLEVRLFVTRPQLRVLARHGSRVVARGRPPCPLCGNPLDPTGHICPAQNGHRPSAT; encoded by the coding sequence GTGCCGAGCCGTGACCTCGACCCGGTCACCCGGCTGACCGCCGACGCGGTCGGCGAGCCCGGCCAGCGCACCTTCTACCTCCAGGCCGCCTCCGGGGCCGACCAGGTGACCCTGCTGGTGGAGAAGGAGCAGGTGCGGCGGCTGGCCGAGAGCCTCCAGACCTGGCTGCCCGAGCTGGCCGCCGACCGGCCCGAGGACCCGGGCGAGGTGGCGGCGGCCGAGGCCGGCGAGCTCGCCCTGAGCCCGCCGCTGGAGCCGGAGTTCCGGGTCGGGCAGCTGTCGCTCAGCTACGACGCCGAGCGGGACCGGGTGGTGGTCGTGGCCACCGAGCTCCAGGCCGGTGAGGAGGAGGACCCGGTCGAGCTTCCCGACCCGCTCGAGGTGCGGCTGTTCGTGACCCGGCCCCAGCTCCGGGTCCTGGCCCGCCACGGCTCCCGGGTGGTCGCCCGCGGCCGCCCGCCCTGCCCGCTCTGCGGCAACCCGCTCGACCCCACCGGCCACATCTGCCCGGCCCAGAACGGCCACCGCCCCAGCGCGACGTGA